One window of Nostoc sp. C052 genomic DNA carries:
- a CDS encoding clan AA aspartic protease, with the protein MVISGIVKDAHATVNVEFRLPNIPDFTIEFVIDTGFTDYLCLPPEAVVLLGLPFLYELPANLADNSWVDIRVHEAVIIWNGEERVVNVLATGKRPLLGTALLDEHELVIQFIEGGLVTIDEL; encoded by the coding sequence ATAGTAATTTCTGGTATTGTCAAGGATGCACACGCAACTGTTAATGTAGAATTTAGACTGCCAAATATACCAGATTTTACGATTGAATTTGTTATAGACACAGGTTTTACAGATTACCTTTGTCTACCACCAGAAGCAGTTGTTTTGTTGGGTTTGCCTTTCCTGTATGAGCTACCTGCAAATCTAGCTGATAATAGTTGGGTAGATATACGAGTACATGAAGCCGTTATTATTTGGAATGGCGAAGAAAGGGTAGTTAATGTACTTGCGACAGGAAAGCGACCTTTATTAGGAACTGCTTTACTTGATGAGCATGAACTTGTCATACAGTTTATCGAGGGCGGTTTAGTAACAATTGATGAATTGTAG